The Salvelinus sp. IW2-2015 linkage group LG15, ASM291031v2, whole genome shotgun sequence genome includes a region encoding these proteins:
- the trpm6 gene encoding LOW QUALITY PROTEIN: transient receptor potential cation channel subfamily M member 6 (The sequence of the model RefSeq protein was modified relative to this genomic sequence to represent the inferred CDS: inserted 2 bases in 2 codons; substituted 1 base at 1 genomic stop codon) yields MNAASTMSRRSWIEDTFCKRACGKFIPACRDLHRCFPMCQVCQNLIRCCCGRLVGEHTLLETGPSMSSWPGPGTGQQEEWSVECHTQTSATDAYGTIDFQDSAGRNCHAKYVRVAVDAKAEALLQLMRSEWQMERPKLLLTVHGGTENFPLPLKVRQAFSKGLITAAQSTGAWILTDGINTGVSRYVGEAVKTYGTHDLRKRNAVGVTPWGVIDNHSDLIGRDVLRPYQPLGNPLSKRVCLNGLHSHFLLVDDGTLGKHGCQLGLRRKLERHIQLQKIHPRLNQGVPVVCVVVEGGPDIVSMVLEYVSSVPPVPVFVFEGSGRAADLLAFLHKQTAIDRQLDTDIQQDFLLRIGGMFGLERADASQLYNLLMECMDYRQSITIFDSESEDQQEADCAILTATLKGTKASPGEQLSTALAWDRADIAKKHILVYGQHWQVGSLEQAMLDALVMDRVGFVKLLIDNGMTMNRFLTVSRLEELYNTQQGPTDNFLHLLVEDVKQTHIPKGYRVSLIDVGQVIEYLIGGAYRSTYTRKHFRAHYNLLYAHCKETGRDSSGPLNKKRRADCTPHPHQSPNSSPSRPPFFRTAQPYKRKERSMVLRDLKVAQQQSSELGDSPLFVYNFNDLFVWAVLQRRQQMALFLWQHGEEAMARATVACKLYRAMAYEFRQSNMDDTTAEQLKTYSMDFGQLAVDVLDRAFRQNERMAMKLLTSEMEAWSHFTCLQMAVSSGXRPFVLHSCTQMLLTDLWTGRLNMRKNSWFKIILSILMPPAILLLEFKSQAEMSHVPQSQEALQFGWDTGRPEAAQEGGHTDGQDAEKGSVWWESCSVPEADTITPVTTQCFFWTRRLYDFYTAPVVKFWFHTMSYLAFLMLFSYTVLVKMEDRPSTQEWLVIAYIISTAVEKTREVFMSVPRKPSQKLKVWFGEYWNVTDFLAIVLFLVGLGLRWDSGSYRTAGRITYCLDIIFWYVRVLDLLAVNQHAGAYLTMITKMTSNMFYIVVMMAIVLLSFGVSRKAILSPDEALSWSLLRDVVNQPYWMMFGEVYAGEIDTCAGDTPCVPGAFLTPFLQAVYLFFQYIIMVNILIAFFNNVYFDMKSISNKLWKYNRYRYIMTYQEKPWLPPPLIILSHMTLCVTAIYRKHRGSSEQERDSCGLKLYLGQEELKRLHEFEERCLVSYFHEKNQDVLCSQINRVRATAERAEEMGVVMGEVSDRVHFIQDTLQVLDSQLGQLQDLSALAVDTLTLLSASDSLQQEEARLGHCRPITPSHHHVPHSWTLPHGGGGSVDIMPCHTPRAYRSTPPSLLWGHTSSRSQRPSLEWHTGAWGAGDHGGQGAGESCVPSRCGSPPYPSAWAIDSSLEPPHGKPRVCCDPEMSMEEEGEEFGKSFDVNGSRASSHAFLLSDTQDERGCGARGLVNPAFCKDDDPGAVHSRRGQWGRKHPHRWAGLSRDRPYSHSRSLSSSMENMALSGVPLSQLRASFPALDCLSEGGRFTADIPLGCSKSRESSNWFDLAVTSGSRERCQGRKTVKILEESSSDAGKEVDSYLSDVCRKRRRRGGEPVCWSASASPNPLNSEPMDSLQKVSFSHQQDCSQSVWTSWACSVSCRSSVRSGIAPEVKSSTFQSTEDLDPHYSAMERNNLMRLAHTIPFTPVSIMAGEEVSVYSLEEVEAAGPESSISYWSSKGLSAVLKPLSSEGCLDGGLRRAMLVLCTWAERDVLRVGCVYVVKAIQPDVVCTWQRVFHSDTPLQLCLREIQXQRAAQKLMHVFNKXNQKHASFPRFLDMSLLHWHSDGQWLTIERNMTGDFRKYNSNTGEEIAPCCGMEETLLAFSHWTYQYSCRELLVLDLQGVGSELTDPSVIRAEDKSSSDDMVFGPSNLGDAAIHSFVIKHTCNSCCENLGLSDLRRSTDIHGKTEHRSFEKESGLITTRM; encoded by the exons ATGAATGCAGCCTCTACAATG tCACGGAGATCTTGGATTGAAGACACCTTCTGCAAGAGAGCATGTGGTAAATTCATCCCAGCATGCCGAGACCTACACAG AtgttttccaatgtgtcaagtatgcCAAAACCTAATAAG ATGCTGCTGTGGACGTCTGGTAGGGGAGCACACCTTGCTGGAGACTGGCCCTTCCATGTCCAGCTGGCCTGGGCCTGGGACAGGGCAGCAAGAGGAGTGGTCAGTGGAGTGCCACACACAAACCAGTGCCACCGATGCCTACGGAACCATTGACTTCCAGGACAGTGCTGGACGTAACTGCCATGCCAAG TATGTTCGTGTTGCGGTCGATGCCAAGGCTGAGGCTCTGCTGCAGCTGATGCGGAGTGAATGGCAGATGGAACGGCCTAAACTACTGCTGACTGTTCATGGGGGGACAGAGaacttccccctccctctcaagGTTAGACAGGCCTTTAGCAAAGGCCTGATCACAGCAGCCCAGAGCACTGGAGCCTGGATACTCACAGACGGCATCAACACAG GTGTGTCCCGGTACGTAGGGGAGGCTGTGAAAACATATGGCACCCACGACCTCAGGAAGAGGAATGCTGTAGGGGTCACGCCCTGGGGCGTAATTGACAATCACAGTGACCTTATAGGGAGAGAT GTGCTCAGGCCCTACCAGCCTCTGGGAAACCCCTTGAGTAAGAGGGTGTGTCTGAACGGCCTGCACTCCCACTTCCTGTTAGTGGACGATGGAACTCTGGGAAAACATGGCTGCCAGCTGGGACTGAGGAGGAAGCTGGAGAGACACATTCAACTGCAGAAGATCCACcctc GGCTTAACCAGGGTGTGCCAGTGGtatgtgtggtggtggagggCGGCCCTGACATTGTGTCCATGGTGCTGGAGTACGTGAGCAGTGTGCCCCCCGTGCCTGTGTTTGTCTTCGAGGGATCAGGTCGGGCAGCTGACCTGCTGGCATTCTTACACAAACAGACTGCTATAGACAG GCAGCTGGACACAGACATCCAGCAGGACTTCCTGCTGAGGATAGGGGGCATGTTTGGCCTGGAGAGAGCAGACGCCAGCCAGCTCTACAACCTTCTGATGGAGTGTATGGACTACAGACAGTCT ATCACAATCTTCGACTCGGAATCTGAGGATCAACAGGAGGCAGACTGTGCCATTTTGACGGCCACACTGAAAG GCACCAAGGCGTCTCCTGGGGAGCAGCTCAGTACAGCTCTGGCATGGGACCGAGCAGACATAGCTAAAAAACACATCCTTGTGTATGGCCAGCACTGgcag GTAGGCTCGTTGGAGCAGGCCATGCTGGATGCTCTGGTTATGGACCGGGTCGGCTTTGTCAAACTGCTGATCGACAACGGTATGACCATGAACCGCTTCCTGACCGTGTCACGCCTGGAAGAACTCTATAACACG CAGCAGGGACCAACAGACAATTTTCTCCATCTTCTCGTGGAAGATGTGAAACAG aCTCATATACCTAAAGGATACAGAGTCTCCCTCATAGATGTGGGGCAGGTAATTGAGTATCTGATAGGAGGAGCCTATCGGAGCACATACACACGGAAACACTTCCGGGCCCACTATAACCTCCTATATGCCCATTGCAAG GAGACTGGACGGGATAGTTCAGGACCCCTTAACAAAAAGAGGAGGGCAGACTGCACCCCCCACCCGCACCAAAGCCCTAACAGCAGTCCATCAAGGCCACCCTTCTTCCGCACTGCTCAGCCCTATAAACGCAAG GAAAGATCCATGGTGCTCAGGGACCTGAAGGTGGCCCAGCAGCAGAGCTCTGAGCTGGGCGACTCTCCACTGTTTGTTTACAACTTCAATGACCTGTTTGTGTGGGCTGTGCTGCAGAGGCGGCAGCAGATGGCGCTGTTCCTGTGGCAGCACGGGGAGGAGGCCATGGCCCGGGCTACAGTGGCCTGTAAACTGTACCGTGCCATGGCCTACGAGTTTCGGCAGAGCAACATGGATGACACCACGGCGGAGCAGCTCAAAACCTACTCTAT GGACTTTGGTCAGCTGGCGGTGGACGTGCTGGACCGTGCCTTCAGACAGAACGAGCGCATGGCCATGAAACTGCTGACTTCGGAGATGGAGGCCTGGAGCCACTTCACCTGCCTGCAGATGGCTGTGTCTTCCG TCCGCCCCTTCGTTCTCCACTCCTGCACCCAGATGCTGCTCACCGACCTGTGGACCGGCCGCCTCAACATGAGGAAGAACTCCTGGTTCAAG atcatCCTGAGCATCCTCATGCCCCCTGCCATCCTGCTATTGGAGTTTAAGAGCCAGGCAGAGATGTCCCATGTGCCCCAGTCCCAGGAGGCTTTGCAGTTTGGTTGGGACACGGGAAGACCAGAGGCAGCCCAGGAGGGGGGGCATACG GATGGCCAGGATGCGGAGAAGGGATCAGTGTGGTGGGAGAGTTGCTCAGTCCCCGAAGCTGACACAATCACACCTGTTACCACCCAGTGTTTCTTCTGGACCAGGAGGCTGTACGATTTCTACACCGCTCCTGTCGTCAAGTTCTGGTTCCACACG ATGTCCTACCTGGCCTTTCTCATGCTGTTCTCCTACACTGTTCTGGTAAAGATGGAGGACCGGCCCAGCACTCAGGAGTGGCTGGTCATTGCGTATATTATATCCACTGCTGTGGAGAAAACAAGAGAG GTGTTCATGTCGGTGCCGAGGAAACCCAGTCAAAAGCTGAAGGTGTGGTTTGGAGAGTACTGGAATGTGACTGACTTCCTGGCCATCGTCCTCTTCCTGGTGGGGCTGGGGCTACGCTGGGACAGCGGGTCCTACCGGACTGCCGGCCGGATCACCTACTGCCTGGACATCATCTTCTGGTATGTTCGGGTGCTGGACCTGCTGGCCGTCAACCAGCATGCCGGGGCCTACCTCACCATGATCACCAAGATG ACTAGTAACATGTTCTACATTGTGGTGATGATGGCGATTGTGCTGCTGAGTTTCGGCGTGTCCAGGAAGGCCATCTTGTCTCCAGACGAAGCTCTGTCATGGAGCCTGCTCAGAGATGTAGTCAACCAGCCGTACTGGATGATGTTTGGAGAAGTGTACGCAGGCGAAATAGACA CCTGTGCAGGTGACACGCCGTGTGTCCCCGGTGCCTTCCTCACCCCCTTCCTCCAGGCCGTCTACCTCTTCTTCCAGTACATCATCATGGTCAACATCCTCATTGCCTTCTTCAA CAATGTCTACTTTGACATGAAGTCCATATCCAATAAGCTGTGGAAGTACAACCGCTACCGTTACATCATGACCTATCAGGAGAAGCCGTGGCTGCCCCCGCCCCTCATCATCCTGAGTCACATGACCCTGTGTGTGACTGCCATTTACCGGAAACACAGAGGCTCGTCCGAGCAGGAGAGGGACTCCTGTGGGCtta aGCTTTACCTGGGCCAAGAGGAGCTGAAGAGGCTGCATGAGTTTGAGGAGAGGTGTTTGGTGTCGTATTTCCATGAGAAAAACCAAGATGTTCTCTGCAGCCAGATCAACAGGGTACGAGCCACTGCAGAAAG GGCTGAGGAGATGGGTGTGGTTATGGGCGAGGTGTCGGACAGGGTCCACTTCATCCAGGATACCCTGCAGGTGCTGGACAGCCAGCTGGGTCAGCTACAGGACCTGTCCGCCCTGGCCGTGGACACCCTCACCCTCCTATCGGCCTCCGATAGCCTGCAGCAGGAGGAGGCCCGCCTAGGCCACTGCCGGCCAATCACCCCCTCCCATCACCATGTCCCCCACAGCTGGACCCTCCCCCACGGAGGTGGAGGCAGTGTTGACATCATGCCCTGCCACACCCCTAGGGCCTACCGCAGCACCCCACCCTCCCTGCTGTGGGGCCACACCTCCTCCCGCAGCCAACGCCCGTCACTAGAGTGGCACACGGGGGCCTGGGGGGCCGGCGACCATGGAGGGCAGGGGGCTGGTGAGTCGTGTGTGCCTTCCCGCTGTGGCTCTCCTCCGTACCCTTCGGCCTGGGCTATAGACAGTTCTCTGGAACCCCCCCACGGCAAACCCAGGGTCTGCTGTGACCCTGAGATGTCcatggaagaggaaggagaggagtttGGGAAGTCCTTTGATGTGAATGGGTCCAGGGCCTCTAGTCATGCCTTCCTGTTGTCGGACACCCAGGATGAGAGAGGCTGTGGGGCCAGGGGTTTGGTGAACCCCGCCTTCTGTAAGGACGACGACCCTGGGGCAGTTCACTCCAGACGGGGCCAGTGGGGCAGGAAGCATCCTCACCGGTGGGCGGGTCTGTCCAGGGACCGGCCCTACAGTCAcagccgctctctctcctctagcatGGAGAACATGGCTCTCTCTGGTGTCCCCCTGAGCCAGCTACGAGCCTCCTTCCCCGCCCTCGATTGCCTGTCGGAGGGGGGAAGATTCACAGCTGACATACCCCTTGGCTGCAGTAAAAGCAGAG AGTCGTCCAACTGGTTTGATCTGGCAGTGACctcagggagcagagagaggtgtCAGGGCAGGAAGACAGTCAAGATCCTGGAGGAGAGTTCTTCAGACGCT GGGAAAGAGGTGGACTCATACCTCTCTGACGTGTGCAGAAAGAGGAGGCGCAGGGGAGGGGAGCCTGTGTGCTGGTCTGCCTCTGCCAGCCCCAACCCACTCA ATTCTGAACCCATGGATTCGTTGCAGAAAGTATCTTTTTCACATCAG CAGGACTGCAGTCAGTCCGTGTGGACCAGCTGGGCCTGCTCTGTCAGCTGCAGGTCCTC AGTGCGAAGTGGGATCGCACCTGAAG tAAAATCCTCTACATTTCAATCCACAGAAGACCTGGACCCACACTACTCAG cCATGGAAAGGAACAACCTGATGAGGCTTGCTCACACCATACCTTTCACACCTGTCTCCATAATGG CGGGAGAGGAGGTGAGTGTCTACTCCCTGGAGGAGGTGGAAGCTGCAGGCCCGGAGTCCTCCATATCCTACTGGTCATCCAAGGGGCTGTCTGCGGTGCTGAAGCCGCTGTCCAGCGAGGGCTGTCTGGATGGGGGGCTGCGCAGGGCCATGCTCGTACTTTGCACCTGGGCCGAGAGGGACGTCCTGAGGGTGGGCTGCGTGTATGTGGTCAAAGCCATCCAGCCCGATGTGGTCTGCACCTGGCAGAGGGTCTTCCACAGCGACACCCCCCTCCAGCTCTGTTTGCGG